One window from the genome of Eucalyptus grandis isolate ANBG69807.140 chromosome 7, ASM1654582v1, whole genome shotgun sequence encodes:
- the LOC104455896 gene encoding UDP-glycosyltransferase 76F1-like translates to MNQRNNHHLILFPLPFQGHINPMLQLGRILCARGFSITILHTNFNAPDPSSHPHFTFRSIGDSFDRSEAPPSDIPGLLLLLNTRCASPFEERLQEMMSSPGGDSVPVACLISDSLFSFACDVAERLKLLAHASGSQSEEAVTECPPLLVRDIPGIKLQKPEMALQLFGNMIKVIKSSPGVIFNTFEELEHPALMSVWEVLSVPDFVSFGSVVVLSESKISEIALGLADSEQPFLWVVRPGVVCNLEWLQKSPSHFLEAPERRGKTVKWAPQMEELAHPAVGAFWTHSGWNSTLESISEGVPMLCMPFLIKE, encoded by the exons ATGAACCAAAGAAACAACCACCATCTGATCCTTTTCCCTCTACCCTTCCAAGGCCACATAAACCCGATGCTCCAACTGGGTCGGATCCTCTGCGCCCGAGGCTTCTCCATCACCATCCTCCACACCAACTTCAATGCTCCAGATCCGTCCTCCCACCCTCACTTCACCTTCCGATCCATCGGTGACAGCTTCGACCGATCGGAGGCCCCCCCATCGGACATCCCTGGcctcctcttgctcctcaacACCCGGTGCGCAAGCCCCTTTGAGGAACGCCTGCAGGAAATGATGTCATCGCCGGGCGGTGATTCAGTGCCTGTCGCATGCTTGATATCGGATTCGCTGTTCAGTTTTGCGTGTGATGTAGCTGAGAGGTTGAAG CTTCTTGCACATGCATCAGGTTCACAATCCGAAGAGGCAGTGACGGAGTGTCCACCGTTACTAGTTCGAGACATCCCCGGGATCAAGTTGCAGAAACCTGAGATGGCGTTGCAATTATTTGGTAACATGATTAAGGTAATCAAGAGCTCTCCCGGTGTCATCTTCAACACGTTCGAAGAGCTAGAGCACCCTGCCCTCATGTCGGTCTGGGAAGTTTTGTCGGTCCCCGATTTT GTGAGCTTCGGGAGCGTCGTGGTCTTGAGCGAGTCAAAAATCTCGGAGATCGCACTAGGCCTAGCCGACTCCGAGCAGCCCTTTTTGTGGGTGGTCCGGCCGGGGGTAGTCTGCAATCTGGAGTGGCTACAGAAGTCGCCAAGCCACTTCCTTGAGGCGCCGGAAAGGAGAGGGAAGACAGTGAAATGGGCACCTCAAATGGAAGAGTTGGCTCATCCTGCTGTGGGAGCATTTTGGACCCACAGTGGTTGGAACTCGACTTTGGAAAGCATAAGTGAAGGAGTGCCAATGTTGTGCATGCCTTTTCTGATCAAGGAGTGA
- the LOC104454353 gene encoding UDP-glycosyltransferase 76F1 yields MNQRNNRRLVLFPLPLQGHINPMLQLAQILHDRGFSITILHTDLNSPDPSSHPHFAFRSIGDGLGQSEASTSDILRLITLLDARCAAPFEERLREEMSSRDAPVTCLIADALFGFARDVAERAGVRRMVLRTVGATALRVIAGLRLLRERGYLPIEESRLEDPVPEFPPLRVKDLPRIKTREPELLDRILNDMIEGIKDSSGLILNTFEDLEQPALSLLRQEDPIAVFAIGPLHKCGPSSSGSLLAEDRSCISWLDKQAPNSVVYVSFGSIASVNESEFSEIALGLADSQQPFLWVVRPGSVSGSELLENLPGCFLEALQERGKIVKWAPQHEVLAHRAVGAFWTHNGWNSILESISEGVPMICTPCFADQNANARFVSDVWRVGVHLNNGLERRKIAEAIRKLLVEKEGEEVRERAAQFKEKANSCLMQGGSSFQSLDALANHILSFELTNHQHKPQLRS; encoded by the exons ATGAACCAAAGAAACAACCGCCGTCTCGTCCTCTTCCCTTTGCCACTTCAGGGCCACATCAACCCAATGCTCCAATTGGCTCAGATCCTCCATGACCGAGGCTTCTCTATCACCATCCTGCACACTGACCTGAACTCTCCTGATCCATCCTCGCACCCCCACTTCGCCTTTCGCTCCATCGGCGATGGCCTCGGCCAATCGGAGGCCTCGACGTCGGACATCCTCCGCTTGATCACGCTCCTCGATGCCAGGTGCGCTGCTCCCTTCGAGGAACGCTTGAGAGAAGAAATGTCGTCCCGGGATGCTCCAGTCACGTGCTTGATAGCAGACGCGCTGTTCGGTTTCGCCCGGGACGTGGCAGAGAGGGCAGGAGTGCGGAGGATGGTGTTGCGGACCGTTGGCGCGACAGCGCTCCGTGTTATCGCCGGATTGCGGTTGCTCAGGGAAAGAGGGTACCTCCCAATAGAAG AATCTCGGCTGGAAGATCCCGTGCCGGAGTTTCCGCCCTTACGAGTGAAGGACCTTCCACGCATCAAGACCCGGGAGCCTGAACTGCTCGACCGGATTCTAAACGACATGATTGAGGGAATCAAGGACTCTTCAGGACTCATCCTGAACACATTTGAAGATCTCGAGCAGCCCGCTCTTTCTTTACTCCGCCAAGAAGATCCAATCGCAGTTTTCGCAATTGGCCCATTACACAAATGCGGTCCATCTTCATCGGGAAGTCTCTTGGCAGAAGACCGGAGTTGCATTTCCTGGCTGGACAAGCAAGCCCCTAACTCAGTGGTCTATGTGAGTTTTGGGAGCATCGCCTCTGTGAACGAGTCGGAATTTTCGGAAATAGCTTTAGGTTTAGCCGATAGCCAGCAGCCATTCTTGTGGGTGGTTCGACCCGGGTCAGTGAGCGGCTCGGAACTCTTAGAGAATTTGCCCGGTTGCTTTCTGGAGGCATTACAGGAGAGGGGGAAGATTGTGAAATGGGCGCCTCAACATGAAGTGCTGGCTCATCGGGCTGTCGGAGCGTTTTGGACTCACAATGGATGGAACTCCATTCTTGAGAGCATTTCTGAAGGGGTTCCGATGATATGCACGCCCTGTTTTGCGGACCAAAATGCCAATGCAAGATTTGTGAGTGATGTTTGGAGAGTGGGAGTGCACTTGAACAACGGGCTGGAGAGAAGGAAGATTGCAGAGGCTATTCGGAAGCTGTTGgtggagaaagaaggagaagaggtaAGAGAGAGGGCAGCACAATTCAAGGAGAAGGCAAATAGTTGTCTGATGCAAGGAGGGTCGTCGTTCCAATCCCTAGATGCATTGGCCAATCATATCTTATCGTTCGAACTAACGAATCATCAGCATAAACCACAGCTGCGATCTTAG
- the LOC104452409 gene encoding histone-lysine N-methyltransferase, H3 lysine-9 specific SUVH4 translates to MFLIFLIHDQRRSRDASSGTADQVEKHDEQKSEVPEFCIDAGSAGNIARFINHSCEPNLFVQCVLSSHQDIKLARVVLFAADNIPPLQELTYDYGYALDSVFGPDGKVKRMPCCCGAADCTKRLF, encoded by the exons ATGTTTCTCATATTTCTCATCCATGATCAGAGGAGGTCACGAGATGCATCCTCTGGGACAGCTGATCAGGTGGAAAAGCATGATGAACAGAAATCTGAGGTCCCAGAGTTCTGCATTGATGCTGGTTCAGCTGGAAACATTGCCAGGTTTATCAATCATAGCTGCGAGCCCAATCTATTTGTCCAATGTGTATTAAGTTCCCACCAAGACATTAAGCTGGCTAGGGTGGTTCTATTTGCAGCTGATAACATACCACCATTGCag GAGCTTACGTATGACTATGGCTATGCGCTTGATAGTGTTTTTGGCCCTGATGGAAAGGTGAAAAGAATGCCATGCTGCTGTGGTGCAGCTGATTGTACGAAGCGCTTGTTCTAA
- the LOC108960929 gene encoding transcription factor MYB25-like encodes MSGNQEEGGSGNYHGRQNYEDQAFQAKGGCLAAGTRENPPVLRPKASYGAFSVYYPPSGGPGNNSSASTVVPLRGPLAQALGSEFGIQHFLEDAHGEPLIPHQCGYGCCSGQNGPNGGSSLLGPEFIDYIEPPFSRQELMSIAAELNEIAWARCDLPRDPGPSDLPADVSTGMPSMEMRQPTRPSENKNDPCGKLKGVKQ; translated from the coding sequence ATGAGCGGAAACCAAGAGGAAGGAGGTAGTGGAAATTATCACGGACGTCAGAACTATGAAGATCAAGCATTTCAAGCCAAAGGAGGTTGTCTTGCTGCTGGGACAAGGGAAAACCCTCCAGTTCTTCGTCCAAAGGCAAGCTATGGTGCATTTAGTGTTTATTACCCTCCAAGTGGTGGTCCTGGAAATAATTCTAGTGCTTCAACTGTGGTGCCCCTCCGGGGACCTCTAGCACAGGCTCTTGGGTCAGAGTTTGGCATCCAACATTTTCTCGAAGATGCCCATGGGGAGCCTTTGATTCCTCACCAATGTGGCTATGGTTGCTGTTCGGGTCAAAATGGACCAAATGGTGGAAGCTCCTTGTTGGGGCCTGAGTTCATTGATTACATTGAGCCTCCCTTCTCGAGGCAAGAGCTGATGTCTATAGCAGCAGAGTTGAACGAGATTGCATGGGCGCGATGTGATCTTCCAAGGGATCCTGGACCAAGTGATCTTCCGGCTGATGTCAGTACTGGGATGCCGAGCATGGAGATGCGGCAGCCGACCCGTCCAAGCGAGAATAAGAATGATCCGTGTGGCAAATTGAAGGGTGTGAAGCAGTAA
- the LOC120296240 gene encoding glycine-rich protein 23-like: MPIEENSIQEVYSIGEHGNFASESREGVGGRGGGGGGVVGVGGNRLQPGASESREGVGGGGGVGGVGGNRLQSGASESREGVGGGGGGEVVGGASESRMERESSSAIMERESRGGGEKQLS; this comes from the coding sequence ATGCCAATAGAAGAGAACAGCATTCAGGAAGTATATTCGATTGGTGAACATGGGAATTTCGCCTCGGAGTCGCGAGAGGGCGTCGGgggcagaggcggaggcggaggcggcgtcgtcgGCGTCGGAGGCAACCGGCTTCAGCCGGGGGCGTCGGAGTCGCGAGAGGGCGtcgggggcggaggcggcgtcggaggCGTCGGAGGCAACCGGCTTCAGTCGGGGGCGTCGGAGTCGCGAGAGGGCGttgggggcggaggcggaggcgaggtCGTCGGCGGGGCGTCGGagtcgagaatggagagagagagctcgtcgGCGataatggagagagagagcagaggagggggaGAGAAGCAGCTTTCGTAA